The Halomonas sp. 'Soap Lake #6' genomic sequence AGCCTGCGCCCAGTACCGAACAGCTTAGCGCTATTTACCAAGCGGCGCTGCGCGCCCCAGACCATAAAGAGTTACGCCCCTGGCGCTTTATCGAGTTTATTGGCGAAGGGCGCGAGCGTCTGGGGGAGTTATTTGCTGAAGCGGAGTTTCAAGAAGACCCTCACGCCAGTGACGATACGCTAAATTCCGCGCGTAAAAAGCCGCTTCGTGCACCGATAGTTATTGCCGTCATTGCCAAGGTAACGCCGGATATTTCCAAAGTGCCTAAAATAGAACAGGTGATTTCTGCTGGCTGTGCAGCTCACGGCATTTTGTTGGCTGCTCACGCATTAGGGTTAGGAGCTATGTGGCGTAGCGGCAAGTACGCTTTTGATCCAGTGGTGCGCAAAGGTCTAGAGATGGATGAAGATGATGAAGTGGTCGCCTTTATTTATCTGGGTAGCTTGGCAGGCCGCCATAAGCCGGTAGCGCAGCATAACCAGGCCGACTTCGTGGAGCGGTGGGACTAACGGAAACGCCGACATACCAGCTATATAGGAGCATGCGATGAGCCAGCCACGTCAGCCGGGAGTCCCTTACCCCCGGCTACCGCTACCGGATAGCCAAGAAGATCTCCATGCTTTCCAGCGGTGGCTAGGTGAGGCAATTCCCATGGTGGGCGCGCTTGGCATTCAGCGTATGACCCAGGATAGTGGGGTGCTAACCTGGCAGTTGGCGCTTAGCCCCAGCCTCAACGATAAAGGCACTGGCTTTGGTGGCGCCCTCACTGCGCAAACTACGTTGCAGGGCTGGTGCTGGGTAACGCTATGGCTGCGTGAGAGAGGGCTGGCTCAGGATGTGGTGGTTGCAGAAGCCAGTCAGCGTTTTCTCGCACCAGTAACGGGTGACTATCGTATTACCTGTGCTCCTAGTAACCTTAGTGGGCCTGAGCAGCTTGAGACCAGGCTAAAAGCGCGTGGTAAAGGTAGTATTACGCTGAACCAACAACTTTACTGCGGTGACACGCTATGCCTGGAAGCCAGTGGTCGCTATGCTGTGTTGCCAGGGCCGTAAATATTGAAAAGGCTTGCTATTTTAAGGCTTAGACCATAGAATACGCGCCGTTCTGTTGAGAAAGGCGGTGCCCTGCAACAGAGCAAAAATGTGGAGAGGTGTCCGAGTGGTCGAAGGAGCACGCCTGGAAAGTGTGTAAGTCGAAAGGCTTCGAGGGTTCGAATCCCTCCCTCTCCGCCACAGAATATAGAAAAAGCCCGCTGAGTAATCAGCGGGCTTTTTTGTGCCTGCCAATTTTTCGCCTACCAATACTTGCCCATACTCCAGCCCGCATTTTTGCGTTGGCTGCCACAGAAACATGTGAGATACCTTGGGTAAGCCTACTTTCTAAAAAATCAGTGTTTGCCTTTAGTTATCATCAGACACTGCCGCTTAGTCGGCTGTTGTTGCGTATTTTTCTGCCTGGAAATGACAGCCCCCTCTGAGTTGGCTACTGTCTTTATACGTGCTGGAGTATCTGAGGCCAAATGGCATGTCGGTGGTGTTCTGAAAGCAAAGCCCAACAAAAAATGGAGCAAGACAGAGTGATTTATGACCTGCTTTTTTGTGTGCATGGTGTGACCGATGACTTAGCCAAGTCCTCATGAACGAATCTGATTCTCTCTGGTTGGTCTTTGGTGCAAGCGGTTATGTTGGTCGTAACATGGTGGCGCACCTTATAGCTCAGGGGCGGCGAGTTCGCGCTGCTGCGCGGCGGTGCTCCGCAATGGCGGCTGAAGGCTGGGATGGGGTCGATCAGGTGTGTGCAGATGCGCTTGACCCAAACACCCTGGCCCCAGCACTTGAAGGTGTCACGGTAGCCTTCTACTTTGTCCATTCGATGGCGGGCGGGCGTGGATTTCCTGCGCGTGACAGGGAGGCTGCGCGTAATTTTGCTCAGGCGGCTGCAGTGGCGGGCGTGCGCCGCATCGTATACTTAGGCGGCCTGGCGCCAGAGCAAGCTGATACTGAGCACCTAGCCTCTCGGGTAGAAACTGGTGCGATTCTGCGTGAAGGGCCGGTGCCGGTAGTTGAGCTGCGAGCCGGCATTATTATGGGAGCGGGTTCAGCCGCGTTTGAGGTGATGCGTGACTTGGTAGGGCACCTTCCGGTTATGGTGACACCGCAGTGGATACGTGTCTCTTCGCCACCGGTGGCCTTGGCCGACCTGCTTGACGATCTTACGGCACTTGCTCAGCGAGCTGAGGCTGAAGGGCGTGTGTTTGAAACCGGCGGGCCAGAACGGCTGACCTATGAGTCGATGATGCGCAAGCTTGCCCGCGCACTTGGCCGACGCGATCCGGTGATTATCCCTTTGCCACTTCTGACCCCGGAACTGTCAAGCTACTGGATGGGATTGGTTACTGGCGTGCCTGCTCCTTTGGCACGCGCCCTTATTGGTGGGCTTAGGCATGACCTGCGTGCTGATGACACGAGCCTTCGAGCGCTTGTCCCACGTACATGTCTCGGCTTTGATGCTGCCGTCGCGCAGGCGTTAGCAGCTGAGTGCGAGATGGTGTCTGGCTGTCGCTGGCGGGAGGGGGCGTTTGATTTGCGCGGGTATCGTCACGATATTAGCTTTTACGGCAAACGAATGGCGTTAGAGCAGGCGTATCCGGTGTCGCCAGAGGCAGTGTGGCGAGTACTTACAAGCTTTGCAAAACGGGATAAAGGCTATTTCTCACTAAACCTTGTTCGCCGGCTGCGCGCAGCGGTGGATCGGTTGATGGGTAATGCCACTACTTTGTCACATCAATATGCTGAAAAACTCATTGAAGGGGAGATTTTTGATTGTTGGTGTGTGCATCGAGTTCAGCCCGGCGTACAGTTGACCCTGCTCTCGCGACTAGCTGTACCCGGCAAGGGCGGGATGGAAGTCGCGATTGCGCCTACTACCGCAGGTGGGTCTAATATCACACTGGTGTTGCATTGGCATCCTGCCGGGGTATGGGGGTTACTTCACTGGTTTATACTCTGGCCTGTGCGTGCGGCCATGCTACGCATGTTTTTACGCAGCTTGGCTCAAGCCGCGACTCAGGACAGGATGTCATAGACGGCCGGCTTGATTTGCGGGAAGCGAAAGTTGAAGCCCTCAGCAAGCAAGCGGTCGGGGTGCACTTGCTGGCCGTCGAGAATAACGGTTGCACCGTCACCAAGAATTTGTCGAATCACCATTGTGGGAACTGGTACGTGCAAGAAGCTGCGCGACGCGTGGGCAAATGCGTCGGTTACCTGAGACATACGTACGGGATTAGGGGAGGTGGCGTTGTAGGCTCCCTGCATTTCGGGAGTATCCAGCGCACGTAGTAGGATAGCAACAGTATCCTCGCGATGGATCCAACTGACCCACTGTTGCCCCGACCCAATACGCCCACCCAGAAACGGGTTCAGTCGTTTGAGCGTTGCACGCCCGTTTTCAGTTACCGCCAGCGTGATGCCGAAGCGCAGAATCACTACCCGCACATCATGCTCGGTGGCGCGCTGTGCCTGTGCCTCCCATAGATGCGTGGTGTCGGTCAGAAAGTCACCGGGTGGGCCGGGCGGGCTGTCTTCGTCAAAGCGTGCGCTGGTGCTTACCCCATAATAACGGCAGGCGGAGGCCGAGATTAGCGTAGCTGGTCGATCACTCATCCCTGCGATAGCGGTGACAAGCGAATGGGTGCCCATTTCGCGGCTTTTACGGATGGCTAAACGCACTGAGGGCGTCCAACGGGCAGCAATTGGTTCTCCCGCCAGATGTACCACCGCTGAGGCGCCAAAGAGCGCTGGGGCAATAGTGGCAGGCTCATAGGGGGCATAGCTTGCCACGGTGACATCAGGAAACTGCGCTGGAGGGAACAGAGCATAAGCTGCTCGTGGGTGTCGGCTTAGCACTGTAACGGCAGTACCACACTCTGCCAGCTTTTCCACAAGACGACGGCCAATGAGACCTGTCGCTCCAGTGATGACTACCTTGCTTTGGTTCATTGCCATTAATCCTGTGCCTTTGAGCTGACCCTAGAGAATATTCTGGCCTAGATCAATTTAGTTCAGCACTCAGTACTAAACTAAGCTGATCGGCATTCTTATCAATCGGCAGGAGCTTCTTATGCTCGTTGAAACGCCACTTTATGACTACCGCCAATATCCTCTGCACGCCAGTGGCTCGGCCTTCGCTCGCGCCCGAGAGGATGACGTTTGGCGTATTGTCTCAGAGATTGGTGGCGACAATCGCTATTACGCCATGAACGGTCTCTGGGCCATCCGTGAGTGGCTCGACTCAGCCATGGGTGGGCCAGGCCGGCGGCGCGGCAGGCCAGTAGGACGTCCGATCAAGACAGGAGACCGCATTGATAGCTGGCAGGTACGAATTGCCGATGCTCCTGTGCTTTTGGCGCTGGAGTTCGGCATGAAGGCTCCGGGGCAGGGCGTGCTGGAGTTTAGAATTACTCCAATGGCAAGCGGCGCCCAATTAACGGCCACCGCGTTTTGGGAGCCCAAGGGGATAGCGGGGCAGCTCTACTGGGTGGCAATGATGCCTGCACATCTTGTGTTGTTTAAACGGCTGACCACCGAGATTTGCCGTCGAGCGGAGTGCCTTACTTAGATGCCCGTTTCATAAGTATCGTGGAGCGGCCTGTCTGCAGGCGATCTCGCCATAGGCAGGTGAACATCCATAGAAAGACAGGCACATTCATTAATAAGCCATAAAGCAGCGGCACCAAGCCAATACCTGGTTGCTGCAAAAGTGCGAAAGCTACCATCATTGCCACCCCTGCATTTTGTACGCCGACCTCAACGGTGATAGCGCGGACACTGGTGTTGGGAAGGTGGAGACGGCGTGCGACCTGGTGGCCCAGGGTCATGCTTAACACGCACAGCAGCAGTACTGCTAGGGTCTCGATACTGAGCAGTGAGGGTAGGCGCTGCGCATGGCTGATAAACAGTGCTGCCACAACGCCAATCATTGCCACGCCTGTTAGCACTTTTATCTTGGGTAGTAACCACGTCAGTATAGCTGCCCCCAGTAAGTGTCGTAGCAGCATACCGGTGAGCACGGGCACCAGGGTAACAAGCAGTAGCTGCCCGACGGTAGGCCAGTAGGGCAGGTTTAACCCAGCGCTGCTCAAGCCTAGAAGCTCCAGGTTCCAGCCCATAATCAACGGCAGTGTGAAAGGGGCAATTACCGCTGCAATGGCTGTCAAACTGACGGATAACGCCAGATCACCTTGTACGAGATAGCTAAACATGTTTGAAGTTGCTCCTCCCGGTACCAGAGAGACCAGGAGCAACCCGGCAGCAGCTAGTGGTGGAAGAGGCAATAATGCCACTAACCCCCAAGCCAGCAGTGGTAGTGCCAATATCTGCAGGCTTGTGCCGAGCACGATACGACGAGGGTAACGGCAGGTACGAGCGAAGTCGGTCACCGTCAGATTAAGGCCCATGGTCATCATTACGCCAGCCAATACCCAGGGGAGTAGTACCTGTGACAACCAGTCGGGGGACATTGCAATTCCTTGAAAAACAGCTCAGATGGGAAGCTTACGCTATTCAGACAGTAGGCAAAACGAGAGGTGTTCAATCGGCCTGTTTTATCACATCGTTTCTACAGTGAGCGCTGAATGCGTTTGAGGGGAGTCTTAGCTAACAATGCCTGCAATCGCTTTAAGCCTAGTTCTTTAAAATGGTAACCCACCACTAAAGCCTACGACAGCCACGAGAACAACAACGATAACGACAATCACAGTGGTAGAGGACATTGATCTCTTCTTCCGGTAGTTAATGTCACTTTAGCCTAGTTGGCATACCTGCCTTTCGCACGTTTTGATATTTGGGTAGAGAAGGCGTCTTTTGCATCATTGGGGAGGCATTGGGGGATAGCGACTTGATGCCCCGCCGTATTGGGCGGCGGGGCGTAAGCGATCATAAACTAGTTATCTAGCTCGGTGATTAACCGCACTTGCAGTTGTGGCCACAGTCAGTGGAGCCATCGGCGTGGCCGATTGCGCAGGATTGAGAGCAATAAAATTTCCCGTCTTTCTCAATGGAGTGGTTATCTACTGAGCATTTACACTTGGGACATGCGCACTGTTGCTGAGACATAGTGAACCTCCTGTGTATTAACTCATTGAGTGTAGAACTGATCCTGGATGTTATGTCATTGCATAACTCAGCTTTGTTGTGTGGACTTTATTTAAGCTGATGGCTGTGAGCTAGTGATTAATATGTGCCTCACGAGCTTGAATAAAGTAATCACGCAGTCGCGCAAGTTGCTGTTCATCCCAGCCCGCTGGCTCGGAAAGTGCTGCCCAGGCATCAATGTAGTGTTCGGCCGCTATTTCATGGCCAAAACCGGGTGGTGCGCCACCGGTCGCTAGGTCGACCAGTAGTTGTAACATGGTAACGACAGGGTACCAACGCAACTCTGGTGAGACATCGGGTCCGCGTGGTGCACGCATCCACTCTGGTTCACGCCAGAAGGCCTCTGGCTCAAAAAAAGTAATGGGGTCGCTAGCGTACTGCAGGTAGGCAATACGGAAATCTCCCCACTCCCCAGGTGCTGCCTGAAGCCCTTGGGTTTGGTTCATAAAGCGGACTACCGAACCACCCCGAAACGTGGGCAGCCACGCTGGGGAGCCAGGGTCGCGGCCAGCGGTAACAGAGCGCCAGGTAT encodes the following:
- a CDS encoding nitroreductase family protein — protein: MDALTLLHERSSMGKLTEPAPSTEQLSAIYQAALRAPDHKELRPWRFIEFIGEGRERLGELFAEAEFQEDPHASDDTLNSARKKPLRAPIVIAVIAKVTPDISKVPKIEQVISAGCAAHGILLAAHALGLGAMWRSGKYAFDPVVRKGLEMDEDDEVVAFIYLGSLAGRHKPVAQHNQADFVERWD
- a CDS encoding YiiD C-terminal domain-containing protein, whose translation is MSQPRQPGVPYPRLPLPDSQEDLHAFQRWLGEAIPMVGALGIQRMTQDSGVLTWQLALSPSLNDKGTGFGGALTAQTTLQGWCWVTLWLRERGLAQDVVVAEASQRFLAPVTGDYRITCAPSNLSGPEQLETRLKARGKGSITLNQQLYCGDTLCLEASGRYAVLPGP
- a CDS encoding NAD(P)H-binding protein translates to MNESDSLWLVFGASGYVGRNMVAHLIAQGRRVRAAARRCSAMAAEGWDGVDQVCADALDPNTLAPALEGVTVAFYFVHSMAGGRGFPARDREAARNFAQAAAVAGVRRIVYLGGLAPEQADTEHLASRVETGAILREGPVPVVELRAGIIMGAGSAAFEVMRDLVGHLPVMVTPQWIRVSSPPVALADLLDDLTALAQRAEAEGRVFETGGPERLTYESMMRKLARALGRRDPVIIPLPLLTPELSSYWMGLVTGVPAPLARALIGGLRHDLRADDTSLRALVPRTCLGFDAAVAQALAAECEMVSGCRWREGAFDLRGYRHDISFYGKRMALEQAYPVSPEAVWRVLTSFAKRDKGYFSLNLVRRLRAAVDRLMGNATTLSHQYAEKLIEGEIFDCWCVHRVQPGVQLTLLSRLAVPGKGGMEVAIAPTTAGGSNITLVLHWHPAGVWGLLHWFILWPVRAAMLRMFLRSLAQAATQDRMS
- a CDS encoding TIGR01777 family oxidoreductase, producing the protein MNQSKVVITGATGLIGRRLVEKLAECGTAVTVLSRHPRAAYALFPPAQFPDVTVASYAPYEPATIAPALFGASAVVHLAGEPIAARWTPSVRLAIRKSREMGTHSLVTAIAGMSDRPATLISASACRYYGVSTSARFDEDSPPGPPGDFLTDTTHLWEAQAQRATEHDVRVVILRFGITLAVTENGRATLKRLNPFLGGRIGSGQQWVSWIHREDTVAILLRALDTPEMQGAYNATSPNPVRMSQVTDAFAHASRSFLHVPVPTMVIRQILGDGATVILDGQQVHPDRLLAEGFNFRFPQIKPAVYDILS
- a CDS encoding DUF2867 domain-containing protein, which gives rise to MLVETPLYDYRQYPLHASGSAFARAREDDVWRIVSEIGGDNRYYAMNGLWAIREWLDSAMGGPGRRRGRPVGRPIKTGDRIDSWQVRIADAPVLLALEFGMKAPGQGVLEFRITPMASGAQLTATAFWEPKGIAGQLYWVAMMPAHLVLFKRLTTEICRRAECLT
- a CDS encoding bile acid:sodium symporter family protein encodes the protein MSPDWLSQVLLPWVLAGVMMTMGLNLTVTDFARTCRYPRRIVLGTSLQILALPLLAWGLVALLPLPPLAAAGLLLVSLVPGGATSNMFSYLVQGDLALSVSLTAIAAVIAPFTLPLIMGWNLELLGLSSAGLNLPYWPTVGQLLLVTLVPVLTGMLLRHLLGAAILTWLLPKIKVLTGVAMIGVVAALFISHAQRLPSLLSIETLAVLLLCVLSMTLGHQVARRLHLPNTSVRAITVEVGVQNAGVAMMVAFALLQQPGIGLVPLLYGLLMNVPVFLWMFTCLWRDRLQTGRSTILMKRASK
- a CDS encoding metallothionein — encoded protein: MSQQQCACPKCKCSVDNHSIEKDGKFYCSQSCAIGHADGSTDCGHNCKCG